The stretch of DNA GAGCGCATCGTACACCATCCCCCGTCGGTCGGTCCCCGTAGTGAGCGTAACAGCGCTCGTTTTTGATGTCGCCCCGAACCGTGAGGCATGGGCGGAACCGCTCCCCACGACAGCAGCGTCAAAGACGCTAAAGCGTTTGTCCATCGAATGTTATTCCACCTTTACCATATGGTATCTCTTTTTCCCGGCACGGAGCATCATGATCGATCGGCTGGCAAGATTTGTCGGAGTGAGTACCATGCGCTGGTCCTCCGTCCGGACATTGTTTACATATATTCCGCCCTGTTTGATCATCTGAAGCGCCTGGCTGTTCGATTTGGAAAGACCCGCCCGGGTAAACATGGTCAGCACCCCGATGCCTTTTTCCAGCTCCCCGCGCCCCACTGAGGACGAGGGCACATCCGCAAAAATATCGAGCAGCTCGCGGTCGCTGAAATCGGTGATTTCTCCCTCGCCGAAAAGAACCTGCGAAGCCCGCTCCGCTTTCCTCAATCCTGCTTCGCCATGGATCATGCGGGTGGATTCCTCGGCGAGCATACGCTGCGCTTCCCATTTTTCCGGATCGTTCACAACTGAATGCTCCAACTCGGAAATATCTTTGAGTGAAAGGAAGGTAAAAATTTTCAGATACCTTATCACATCCCGGTCATCGGTTCGGATCCAGTACTGGTAGAGAGCGTAGGGGCTGGTTTTTTCCGGATCGAGCCAGACAGCATTGCCTTCGCTTTTCCCGAATTTATCTCCGACGGCGGTGGTCAGAAGCGGAAAGGTGATGCCGTAAGCCTGGATATGCCTTGTTTTATGGATAAGGTCGATCCCTGCAGTTATATTCCCCCACTGGTCGTTGCCGCCCACCTGGAGCTTGCAGCCGTAGCGGTCGTAGAGCTGCAAAAAATCGTTCGCCTGGATGAGCATATAGGAAAATTCGGTATAGGATATCCCCTGGACGCGATCCTCGATGCGCCTCCGCACCGATTCCTTGCTCAGCATGTAATTGACCGAAAAATACTTCCCCACATCGCGGAGCCATTCAAGATATGTCGCTCCTTTCGTCCAGTCGGCGTTGTTGACCATGAGGGCGGCATTTTTACCGGAAAAATCGAGAAACCGCTCGAGCTGTATTTTAATCCGCGCCGAATTGGCCTCGATCTCCTCTTCGCCGAGGAGCTGACGTTCTTCCGATTTCCCGGAGGGGTCGCCGATCATGGCGGTGGCGCCGCCGACAAGACCAATGGGACGATGGCCAAGCCTCTGAAGTCTTGCCAGGCAGAGCAGCGGGAAAAGATGACCGAGGTGCAGGCTGTCACCGGTGGGATCGAACCCGGCATACAGGGTGATACATTCTTTTTCAAAACTCTCACGGAGCGCCTCCTCGTCGGAAACCTGCTCGATCAGGCCGCGTTCCATGAGGACATCGTAC from Candidatus Latescibacter sp. encodes:
- the tyrS gene encoding tyrosine--tRNA ligase yields the protein MQNAYDVLMERGLIEQVSDEEALRESFEKECITLYAGFDPTGDSLHLGHLFPLLCLARLQRLGHRPIGLVGGATAMIGDPSGKSEERQLLGEEEIEANSARIKIQLERFLDFSGKNAALMVNNADWTKGATYLEWLRDVGKYFSVNYMLSKESVRRRIEDRVQGISYTEFSYMLIQANDFLQLYDRYGCKLQVGGNDQWGNITAGIDLIHKTRHIQAYGITFPLLTTAVGDKFGKSEGNAVWLDPEKTSPYALYQYWIRTDDRDVIRYLKIFTFLSLKDISELEHSVVNDPEKWEAQRMLAEESTRMIHGEAGLRKAERASQVLFGEGEITDFSDRELLDIFADVPSSSVGRGELEKGIGVLTMFTRAGLSKSNSQALQMIKQGGIYVNNVRTEDQRMVLTPTNLASRSIMMLRAGKKRYHMVKVE